In one Camelus ferus isolate YT-003-E chromosome 14, BCGSAC_Cfer_1.0, whole genome shotgun sequence genomic region, the following are encoded:
- the URAD gene encoding putative 2-oxo-4-hydroxy-4-carboxy-5-ureidoimidazoline decarboxylase translates to MDIEKVNSMDFREFVDVFGNVIERCPLIAAAVWSQRPFSNLEDLEKHFFAFIDALPLSGREGILRCHPDLAGPELQRGTLTPESQREQSGAGLMNLGAAERLRLAELNARYQARFGFPFVLAARLSDREAVPRELARRLRCLRAQELSTAMDEVKKIGRLRLADLLGSDFPKP, encoded by the exons ATGGACATTGAGAAGGTCAACTCCATGGACTTCAGAGAATTTGTGGATGTGTTTGGGAATGTCATCGAGAGATGTCCTCTGATCGCAGCCGCTGTGTGGTCCCAGCGCCCATTCTCTAACTTGGAAGATTTAGAGAAGCACTTTTTTGCCTTTATTGATGCTCTCCCGCTGTCAG GCCGAGAGGGCATCCTGCGCTGCCACCCGGACCTGGCGGGCCCCGAGCTGCAGCGGGGCACGCTCACCCCCGAGTCGCAGCGGGAGCAGAGCGGCGCGGGCCTGATGAACCTGGGCGCGGCCGAGCGGCTCCGGCTGGCCGAGCTCAACGCGCGGTACCAGGCGCGCTTCGGCTTCCCCTTCGTGCTCGCCGCGCGCCTCAGCGACCGGGAGGCGGTGCCGCGGGAGCTGGCGCGCCGGTTGCGCTGCCTGCGGGCGCAGGAGCTGAGCACCGCCATGGACGAGGTGAAGAAGATCGGCCGCCTGCGTCTCGCCGACCTTCTCGGGAGCGACTTCCCCAAGCCGTAG